In Candidatus Leptovillus gracilis, one DNA window encodes the following:
- a CDS encoding alpha/beta hydrolase → MIVIIVTLFPLLVVLVIYIFIAGPKLPSETDAIIDEVLNRALPEQIVGETGFASSAGLKIWYEGIPPKGTPKGTVLLIMSNGGDGFFWPPSFMQAFVAAGYQLIRYDHRGTGMSDWVEEWDRQNPYSLVDMAGDAVTVLDALEVQEAHLVGVSLGGMVAQEVAINHPDRVASLTLIMASGDVGDPDLPSLSTRYLLGSTLKKLSLLKYRIMGGEKNLIKERVAGYISLLGDDGLDIQEIAEVILYDRRNRRGMNARAIFQHIMAVIGSGSRYEKLRALDMPTLVIHGKNDQLLPIEHGEKLVDIIPNAKGLWVDDMGHVFPLPKALTKDILSHIGGDR, encoded by the coding sequence TTGATCGTAATTATTGTAACTTTATTTCCGCTGCTTGTAGTTCTCGTCATCTATATCTTTATAGCTGGGCCAAAATTGCCGTCAGAAACGGACGCAATCATTGATGAGGTGCTGAATCGTGCGCTTCCAGAGCAAATTGTTGGCGAAACGGGTTTTGCTTCGTCAGCCGGTTTGAAAATTTGGTATGAAGGCATTCCCCCTAAAGGGACACCAAAAGGAACTGTATTGCTTATTATGTCCAATGGCGGTGATGGTTTTTTCTGGCCGCCGTCTTTTATGCAAGCATTTGTCGCTGCTGGCTATCAACTCATTCGCTACGATCATCGGGGAACTGGCATGTCTGATTGGGTTGAAGAGTGGGACCGCCAAAACCCCTATTCACTTGTTGATATGGCGGGCGACGCGGTGACAGTATTAGATGCACTCGAAGTTCAAGAGGCGCATCTTGTAGGTGTTTCATTGGGAGGAATGGTGGCCCAGGAAGTGGCGATCAATCATCCTGACAGGGTTGCATCACTCACGCTAATCATGGCATCGGGCGATGTCGGTGATCCTGATCTGCCAAGCCTGAGCACACGGTATTTGTTGGGGAGTACATTAAAGAAACTCTCCCTGTTAAAGTACCGCATCATGGGTGGAGAGAAAAATCTGATCAAGGAGCGTGTCGCAGGGTATATTTCGCTGCTGGGTGATGACGGATTGGATATTCAAGAGATTGCTGAAGTCATTTTGTATGATCGCAGAAACCGCAGAGGCATGAATGCTCGCGCAATATTTCAACATATCATGGCCGTGATTGGTTCTGGTTCTCGCTATGAAAAATTAAGGGCGTTGGATATGCCAACATTAGTCATTCACGGCAAAAACGATCAGTTGCTCCCGATTGAACACGGAGAAAAACTTGTGGACATCATACCGAATGCAAAGGGGTTGTGGGTTGATGATATGGGCCACGTTTTCCCGTTGCCAAAGGCCTTGACGAAGGACATTCTTTCCCATATTGGGGGAGATAGATAG
- a CDS encoding ISKra4 family transposase gives MPKIVDEMGDAATLSLMILLAWQLSRILAVSLVEETLNSRAQAPTEWGHCQICGRKLQSKGFAPREVKSIIGLIRWQRRLGRCPKRCAIGQVAPLDEALGLKPNQKSDDGLRRIACLTAIFVPFETAAMLLKELSQVIVTPQSIWEWVQVTGEEMMNHLVAELAALKLGNEPEAEALSATLAAETLLMGADGVMVPFRPQAKTAAGKTVWREIKVAIFARLGKHITRAGQTMSRLHHHRVTAVLGDVDDLSERMWLEARKQDIKGAPRVVWLSDGGRGFWRLFAERFSASATGVLDFYHATQNLWSGVKVWLDGRTSQAKTWFHQARHRLRHGQQDAVLADIQAALAVPGLPESAQQALTKLYNYLDKHREHIQYDKLKQAGLPIGSGLVESTCKWLIQQRFKGVGMRWSEDGFNHLLHLRLYWVNGRFDAFFPSALASPKS, from the coding sequence ATGCCAAAAATAGTTGATGAGATGGGCGATGCAGCCACGCTCTCCTTAATGATCCTGCTCGCCTGGCAATTATCGCGCATTCTGGCAGTGAGTCTGGTGGAAGAAACCTTGAATAGCAGAGCCCAAGCCCCAACAGAGTGGGGTCATTGTCAAATATGTGGCCGGAAGTTGCAGAGCAAAGGCTTTGCCCCTCGGGAAGTCAAGAGCATCATTGGTCTCATTCGCTGGCAGCGCCGACTGGGACGCTGTCCTAAGCGATGTGCCATTGGTCAGGTAGCGCCATTGGATGAGGCGCTGGGATTAAAGCCCAATCAAAAAAGCGATGATGGTTTGCGGCGGATAGCTTGCTTGACAGCCATTTTTGTGCCCTTTGAAACCGCAGCCATGTTGTTAAAAGAATTGAGCCAGGTCATCGTCACGCCGCAAAGTATCTGGGAGTGGGTTCAGGTGACTGGAGAAGAGATGATGAACCATTTGGTGGCCGAGTTAGCGGCGTTGAAACTGGGGAATGAGCCAGAGGCGGAAGCGTTGAGCGCGACCCTTGCCGCGGAAACTCTCCTGATGGGCGCTGACGGGGTGATGGTTCCCTTTCGCCCCCAAGCCAAGACAGCGGCGGGCAAAACAGTATGGCGCGAAATCAAGGTCGCCATCTTTGCCCGTTTAGGCAAGCATATCACCCGCGCGGGCCAGACGATGAGCCGCTTGCATCACCACCGCGTGACGGCTGTTTTGGGTGATGTGGACGACTTATCCGAGCGGATGTGGCTGGAAGCGCGCAAACAAGACATCAAGGGAGCGCCCCGCGTTGTCTGGTTAAGCGATGGCGGGCGGGGCTTTTGGCGTTTGTTTGCCGAACGCTTTAGCGCCTCGGCCACTGGGGTTTTAGATTTCTACCACGCAACCCAAAATCTTTGGTCCGGGGTCAAGGTGTGGCTGGATGGCCGCACAAGTCAGGCCAAAACGTGGTTCCATCAGGCCCGCCACCGCTTGCGACATGGTCAGCAAGACGCGGTTTTGGCCGATATTCAGGCAGCTCTCGCCGTACCCGGTTTGCCAGAATCCGCGCAACAAGCCTTGACCAAACTGTACAATTATCTCGATAAACACCGGGAGCACATCCAGTACGACAAATTAAAGCAGGCTGGATTACCCATTGGCAGCGGCCTGGTTGAAAGTACCTGCAAGTGGTTGATTCAGCAACGATTCAAGGGTGTCGGCATGCGCTGGAGCGAAGACGGCTTCAACCATTTGCTTCATTTGCGTTTGTATTGGGTTAACGGCCGTTTTGATGCTTTTTTCCCTTCTGCTTTGGCCTCCCCCAAGTCGTAG
- a CDS encoding HigA family addiction module antidote protein: MNMYDPPHPGEFIREVYLEELQVSSRTVAAKLKVAPSTFTRLLNGKSSVTPEMALRLSKTLGRSPESWLAMQNNYDLWQTRQNFNIDEVEKLEFVTQ, encoded by the coding sequence ATGAACATGTACGATCCGCCCCACCCTGGGGAATTTATTCGAGAAGTATATTTAGAAGAACTACAAGTCAGTTCCCGCACGGTCGCCGCTAAATTGAAGGTTGCCCCATCTACTTTTACACGCCTACTAAACGGAAAAAGTAGTGTTACGCCGGAAATGGCGTTACGCCTCTCAAAAACATTAGGCAGATCTCCCGAAAGCTGGTTAGCTATGCAAAACAACTATGATCTGTGGCAAACGCGGCAGAATTTCAATATAGATGAGGTTGAAAAGCTCGAATTTGTGACGCAATAG
- a CDS encoding type II toxin-antitoxin system RelE/ParE family toxin → MIKSFRHKGLKRFFETGNVAGINPSHRQKIRIRLAALDTATTLEDMDLPGFRLHPLKGDKQGVWAVDVSKNWRITFEFIDGNAYIVNYEDYH, encoded by the coding sequence ATGATCAAGTCATTCAGGCACAAAGGGCTTAAACGCTTCTTTGAAACTGGTAACGTCGCTGGTATTAACCCTTCTCATCGCCAAAAGATCAGAATTCGTCTCGCGGCCCTCGATACCGCCACGACTCTGGAAGATATGGACTTGCCGGGTTTTCGCCTTCATCCGTTAAAGGGCGATAAACAAGGCGTTTGGGCAGTGGATGTTAGCAAAAATTGGCGCATTACATTTGAGTTCATAGATGGCAATGCCTATATTGTGAACTATGAGGATTATCACTAA
- a CDS encoding PH domain-containing protein: protein MLQGIFGNATEADAKAIQKDLDDLLADGEQVVKAFKIVRDLFVFTDHRLILIDKQGVTGKKAEYHSIPYRSITHFSVETAGTFDMDAEMKIYVGSSSMPIERQFKRGTNIVGVQKTLAQQVFKR from the coding sequence ATGTTACAAGGAATTTTCGGCAACGCGACGGAAGCGGATGCTAAAGCGATTCAGAAGGATTTAGATGATTTATTGGCCGATGGGGAGCAGGTCGTCAAGGCGTTCAAAATCGTGCGCGACCTGTTTGTCTTCACCGACCATCGGCTCATCCTGATTGACAAGCAGGGAGTAACAGGCAAGAAGGCAGAATATCACTCCATCCCCTACCGGTCTATCACCCATTTTTCGGTGGAGACGGCCGGGACGTTCGACATGGACGCGGAGATGAAGATATACGTCGGCAGCAGTTCCATGCCCATTGAGCGGCAGTTCAAACGGGGAACTAACATCGTCGGTGTGCAGAAGACGCTAGCGCAGCAGGTTTTTAAGAGGTAG
- a CDS encoding DinB family protein, with protein MSGNMQSLAAVFDGWQGFQTSLIHAIAPLTPEQLAWRPAASLYSVGELARHISLGRITWFARMPAPGSAGLVANIDAWEVDGDGNRQLMENAFPITENAAELVHWLEITWAMIASTLQDWTVADLAKTYRHTWNGDVYTVSRQWTVWRILTHDVYHGGQLSLMLGMQGIEAFELGDLFGHIILPPLADSE; from the coding sequence ATGTCTGGAAACATGCAATCACTGGCAGCTGTTTTTGACGGTTGGCAAGGCTTTCAAACCAGCCTGATTCACGCTATCGCGCCGTTAACCCCGGAGCAACTTGCCTGGCGGCCGGCGGCCTCGCTCTACTCGGTGGGTGAACTGGCGCGTCACATCAGCCTGGGACGGATTACCTGGTTTGCGCGGATGCCCGCCCCAGGAAGCGCCGGGTTGGTGGCTAACATTGACGCCTGGGAGGTAGACGGCGATGGCAACCGGCAGCTTATGGAGAACGCCTTCCCCATCACAGAGAACGCCGCCGAACTTGTCCATTGGCTAGAAATCACCTGGGCTATGATTGCCAGCACCCTCCAGGATTGGACGGTAGCCGATCTGGCGAAAACCTATCGCCATACCTGGAACGGTGACGTTTATACCGTTTCCCGGCAGTGGACGGTCTGGCGCATCTTAACGCACGATGTTTACCACGGTGGTCAACTCTCGCTGATGCTGGGAATGCAGGGTATTGAAGCGTTTGAATTGGGCGACTTGTTTGGGCATATCATCCTGCCCCCACTGGCCGATTCCGAGTAA
- a CDS encoding ATP-dependent helicase: MRFGGGYVNNPLSETVLTRALDAWQNVINRPKRYIPNDLRQRLTDAMRRGDKPWSRVLADVSQRVAEDWLHDNLRQLAEDLRWLAANLDQDASQTLRQLEARLDYKQFLRTSSGFAQTGSDRAAGVEAFIGYAVGQGTLQSFLGHVNSLAQQRVGKDDGAATIPAVTLSTIHRAKGLEWPYVFIPQCNQGTLPFTRQDAINMEEERRLFYVALTRARQSAYLYALESEPLSQFLRESQWHKVLDGVQAVQATLRQPPAEWQAPAALALAQHSAAYQWSSYFQNWWTAPDAAQTAVKQQMAAFATAVRGRNWQQRLGLTDEALAFWLGADGSAAAVADFPGLAALVASPHSSKGKTKPSPAASAAAVTPPPIVIKPGVWVQCDAGWGRIEQVADEAGRPLAEAPATNTTLRLAITLRPDEDAEQIALDLAAATITFLRAEKVYTCSLCDKFLAASTQAIARWHSKTAHDDRLAFRAEKGLTRQLTMVVYAGKRPLAGKRRGGRK; encoded by the coding sequence TTGCGGTTTGGCGGGGGATATGTAAATAACCCCCTCTCGGAAACGGTACTCACCCGTGCGCTCGACGCCTGGCAGAACGTCATCAATCGCCCCAAACGCTACATCCCCAACGACCTGCGCCAACGCCTGACAGACGCCATGCGCCGCGGCGACAAGCCGTGGAGCCGCGTCCTGGCCGATGTCAGCCAGCGTGTGGCCGAAGACTGGCTGCATGATAATCTGCGGCAACTGGCCGAAGACCTGCGCTGGCTGGCCGCCAATCTGGACCAGGACGCCAGCCAGACCTTACGTCAGTTGGAGGCGCGGCTGGACTACAAGCAGTTCTTGCGCACCTCCAGCGGCTTTGCCCAGACGGGCAGCGACCGCGCCGCCGGAGTCGAGGCGTTTATCGGCTATGCCGTCGGGCAGGGCACGCTGCAATCCTTTCTCGGCCACGTCAACAGTCTGGCGCAGCAGCGGGTAGGCAAAGACGATGGGGCCGCCACTATCCCGGCCGTCACCCTCTCTACCATCCATCGCGCCAAAGGGTTGGAATGGCCTTACGTCTTCATCCCGCAGTGCAACCAGGGCACGCTGCCCTTCACCCGCCAAGACGCCATTAATATGGAAGAAGAGCGGCGGCTCTTTTACGTCGCCCTGACCCGCGCCCGGCAGAGCGCCTATCTCTACGCGCTGGAATCGGAGCCGTTGTCGCAATTTTTGCGAGAGAGCCAGTGGCATAAGGTGTTGGACGGGGTGCAGGCGGTACAGGCCACACTGCGCCAGCCACCAGCGGAATGGCAGGCTCCGGCGGCGCTGGCATTGGCGCAGCACAGCGCCGCCTACCAGTGGTCAAGCTACTTCCAGAATTGGTGGACTGCGCCAGACGCGGCGCAAACGGCCGTGAAACAACAGATGGCCGCCTTTGCCACGGCCGTGCGCGGGCGCAATTGGCAACAACGGCTGGGGCTGACGGATGAGGCGCTGGCCTTCTGGCTCGGCGCTGATGGCTCGGCCGCAGCTGTGGCCGATTTCCCCGGTTTGGCGGCATTGGTGGCGTCACCGCATTCCTCCAAAGGCAAAACCAAACCGTCGCCCGCCGCGAGTGCAGCGGCCGTCACGCCGCCGCCAATTGTGATTAAACCGGGGGTTTGGGTGCAATGCGATGCCGGTTGGGGTCGGATTGAGCAGGTGGCCGATGAGGCAGGACGGCCGTTGGCCGAAGCGCCTGCCACCAACACCACCCTCCGCCTGGCAATCACGCTGCGTCCCGACGAGGATGCCGAACAGATCGCGCTGGACCTGGCGGCCGCGACGATTACCTTTTTGCGGGCGGAGAAGGTCTATACCTGCTCACTGTGCGACAAGTTCTTGGCCGCCAGCACGCAGGCCATTGCCCGCTGGCACAGCAAAACGGCCCACGACGACCGGTTGGCCTTTCGCGCTGAAAAGGGACTGACGCGGCAGTTGACGATGGTGGTGTATGCGGGGAAACGGCCGTTGGCTGGTAAGCGGCGAGGGGGGAGGAAGTGA
- a CDS encoding DNRLRE domain-containing protein codes for MTKPAKFLVLFSFMAFFIMLPACSPSNVTPAPPTQISDVESSTPTVQPTSTPIPSSTPVVPTATVTMTATPTATPQPIQQTITIPVSGDTFIYAHPNASATNYGLEDRFTLGGDSDGNPYVVLLDFDIFDYIPSGSVIIDANLQITADEPVFWGFSFTIHPIITSWDEKIVTANSQPTYDATIALDYNLDETNQSMSFPIAEIVQKWVSGELDENGLRLSANVMQNTETFYAKEGYQTNSVLVITYETVPGQTIVEAVDTEPADVEGDSFHLEPDLLLVMTPWEKLQLGMENKDIDTRTAAGTAELASILGLDLQSPSGMGQLRLLMYMLIQLGFGNDRNVPIAVAESPDITIDSVLERIPPNGFLGFDAPEINLEDYGQYWGDACNAELTCADSRILSYLEGGLGIYVTDGLMLMIMSGPPTASVNILDLVDARYDGSTDILNTILFFQIMHDTFGIPYDLMEIYPYDGLGRVSANEDYWPTKYMAIYWAGDGEFVVPRVTAGDLSEQYDAILQYDIRVSPPNIPFTFRRWFDPLNPNANSLRDTDTELQLLLTPCSNSSCTKSLFDNDLFRDGYYEMGSYPYESIEIELDVEPAANMPYWLVGYLTNKPFLLESP; via the coding sequence ATGACAAAACCCGCTAAGTTCCTCGTTTTGTTTTCTTTTATGGCGTTCTTCATCATGCTACCAGCATGCTCTCCATCTAACGTCACACCGGCACCTCCAACACAAATTTCAGACGTTGAATCATCTACACCTACCGTTCAGCCAACCAGTACACCGATTCCTTCGTCAACGCCTGTCGTTCCTACCGCTACTGTTACTATGACGGCTACACCTACAGCTACCCCTCAACCCATCCAACAAACTATTACCATTCCCGTATCCGGTGATACGTTTATTTATGCGCACCCGAATGCTTCAGCCACCAACTACGGTTTGGAAGACAGGTTTACATTGGGCGGAGATTCAGATGGCAATCCATATGTAGTATTATTAGACTTTGATATTTTCGATTACATACCATCTGGTTCGGTGATCATTGACGCTAATTTGCAAATAACGGCCGATGAACCAGTTTTTTGGGGGTTTTCATTTACTATTCACCCTATTATTACATCTTGGGACGAAAAGATTGTTACTGCGAATTCCCAGCCTACATATGATGCAACAATCGCCCTTGACTATAATTTGGACGAAACAAACCAGTCCATGTCCTTCCCAATAGCGGAAATTGTCCAAAAGTGGGTTAGCGGTGAGCTAGACGAAAATGGCTTAAGGCTATCGGCAAATGTCATGCAAAATACTGAAACTTTCTACGCTAAGGAAGGATATCAAACAAACAGCGTACTTGTCATTACATATGAAACAGTTCCCGGCCAAACCATTGTAGAAGCCGTAGATACAGAACCCGCCGATGTCGAAGGGGATTCCTTTCACTTGGAACCGGATTTACTGCTTGTTATGACTCCCTGGGAGAAGTTACAGCTTGGCATGGAGAATAAGGACATTGATACGAGGACTGCTGCAGGTACAGCGGAACTTGCCAGCATTCTTGGGCTCGATTTACAAAGTCCATCTGGAATGGGACAATTAAGGTTATTGATGTATATGTTGATTCAGCTTGGGTTTGGAAATGATCGTAACGTTCCCATAGCCGTTGCTGAAAGCCCTGATATAACGATTGATAGTGTTCTTGAAAGAATTCCCCCAAATGGCTTCCTGGGATTTGATGCACCAGAGATAAATCTAGAAGATTATGGTCAATATTGGGGGGATGCCTGTAACGCAGAATTGACTTGTGCTGATTCACGCATTCTCAGTTATCTGGAGGGAGGGTTAGGCATATACGTGACAGATGGACTCATGTTGATGATCATGTCTGGCCCACCCACTGCCTCCGTTAATATTTTAGACTTAGTGGATGCACGTTATGATGGCAGTACGGATATATTAAACACCATTCTCTTCTTTCAGATTATGCATGATACGTTTGGGATTCCCTATGATCTGATGGAAATTTACCCTTATGATGGGCTGGGTCGCGTGAGCGCCAATGAAGATTATTGGCCGACAAAGTATATGGCAATATATTGGGCTGGCGATGGCGAGTTCGTTGTACCCAGGGTGACAGCAGGTGACTTATCAGAACAGTACGATGCTATTTTGCAGTATGATATTCGCGTAAGTCCGCCAAATATTCCTTTTACATTTCGTCGCTGGTTCGATCCGCTGAATCCTAATGCGAATTCATTGCGAGATACGGACACTGAATTGCAGTTGCTGCTGACTCCCTGCTCAAATTCCTCCTGCACAAAGAGCTTGTTTGATAACGATCTCTTTCGTGACGGATATTATGAGATGGGCAGTTACCCATATGAATCTATTGAAATCGAGTTGGATGTTGAGCCTGCGGCCAATATGCCATATTGGTTGGTGGGTTATCTTACAAACAAACCGTTTCTTTTAGAAAGCCCATAG
- a CDS encoding phage tail tape measure protein, producing the protein MAAVEETVYEAEAAAIAEASNDLIGPMPVEKETLWHKIDHLLYLPILNLTRPRDLYYYQGAGLQALYGFTYKYLTVEHFLGKLTRLNIGDALADKLANVYAQSQYPGAEPLTIFTDWHVKPHWTKERSHSGHVTMWGRTMPGTKQLVVNGPDGYWLGCWNYQIDSHMTQVLVELEERLCQTLQRPILCNIFDSEGGGLPTGEAYAAAGGHYLSILSRQHNYPLSSFVMAGEWQTVIDDNSREAVYAQWRHEDKAAADPRQFVLLRPIGQTEPTRIYTGLLPENLPAAVVPWCHRQRWPHNEQRIRDMINGANLNENYGYTYDEAPHRTRQRQWEAAQAQVEVIENKLLQAREAVKNLRQKQREAHETHARQRTLLQTEMGQQRLKIAQGQREGKAVKQRQQGLRQRRKELQQRENSLQKKLRRLHQKTVEQQHRIAALQLQLTQRQQKRDAIDTETLCRQRHLEKDQIMLNWQVLLTNLHEWAKQNVFAPAWQKLSLAKATELIYRKSGYVRWHPDHIEVVLDSYRYREHQRAMEMTCQRFNQANLHWRDGRLLRFSVQEPP; encoded by the coding sequence GTGGCAGCGGTGGAAGAAACCGTCTACGAGGCGGAAGCAGCGGCGATAGCCGAAGCGTCAAACGACCTAATCGGCCCTATGCCAGTCGAGAAAGAGACACTGTGGCACAAGATAGACCATCTGCTGTATCTACCCATTCTCAACCTGACACGTCCCCGCGACCTCTACTATTATCAGGGAGCAGGATTACAGGCCTTGTACGGCTTCACGTACAAATATCTGACGGTGGAACATTTTCTGGGAAAACTGACCCGGTTAAACATAGGGGATGCCTTAGCCGACAAGCTGGCAAACGTCTACGCTCAAAGTCAATATCCTGGGGCAGAGCCCTTGACTATCTTCACCGATTGGCATGTAAAGCCCCATTGGACGAAAGAAAGGAGCCATTCCGGTCATGTCACCATGTGGGGACGGACCATGCCGGGGACAAAACAGTTGGTTGTCAATGGGCCAGACGGTTATTGGCTGGGATGTTGGAATTATCAGATAGATAGCCACATGACCCAGGTTCTGGTTGAATTGGAGGAGAGGTTATGTCAGACGCTGCAACGACCCATCCTTTGCAATATTTTCGATAGCGAAGGCGGCGGTCTGCCCACCGGAGAAGCCTATGCCGCCGCTGGTGGGCATTATCTGAGCATCCTATCCCGCCAACACAATTACCCGCTCTCCTCCTTTGTCATGGCAGGGGAATGGCAAACCGTCATTGACGACAACAGCCGCGAAGCGGTTTACGCCCAATGGCGCCATGAAGACAAAGCTGCGGCCGACCCGCGCCAATTTGTTTTGCTGCGACCCATTGGTCAGACAGAACCGACCCGGATTTATACCGGTCTCCTGCCGGAAAACCTGCCCGCAGCCGTTGTTCCCTGGTGTCATCGTCAGCGCTGGCCCCACAATGAGCAGCGTATCCGCGATATGATCAATGGCGCCAATCTCAATGAAAACTATGGCTATACCTACGACGAGGCGCCGCATCGCACCCGCCAGCGGCAGTGGGAGGCGGCGCAAGCACAGGTTGAAGTGATCGAAAACAAACTGTTGCAGGCGAGAGAGGCGGTCAAGAATCTGCGTCAAAAGCAAAGAGAAGCGCACGAGACCCATGCCCGGCAGCGGACTCTTTTGCAAACGGAGATGGGGCAACAACGACTCAAAATAGCGCAGGGGCAGCGGGAGGGCAAAGCGGTCAAGCAGCGACAGCAAGGGTTGCGGCAGCGGCGAAAGGAATTGCAGCAGCGAGAAAATAGCCTGCAAAAGAAACTGCGCCGTTTGCACCAGAAAACCGTCGAACAGCAGCATCGTATTGCCGCATTACAGCTGCAATTGACCCAGCGCCAGCAGAAGCGGGACGCCATTGATACGGAAACGCTTTGTCGTCAGCGTCATCTGGAAAAAGACCAGATCATGCTGAACTGGCAGGTTCTGTTGACGAATCTGCACGAATGGGCCAAACAAAACGTTTTCGCTCCAGCCTGGCAAAAGCTCTCGTTGGCCAAAGCGACCGAACTGATTTATCGTAAATCGGGGTATGTACGTTGGCATCCTGACCACATTGAGGTTGTTTTGGATAGCTACCGCTATCGGGAGCATCAACGAGCGATGGAAATGACATGCCAGCGATTTAATCAGGCCAACCTGCATTGGCGGGATGGCCGTTTGCTTCGCTTTTCTGTACAAGAGCCTCCGTGA